In Centropristis striata isolate RG_2023a ecotype Rhode Island chromosome 1, C.striata_1.0, whole genome shotgun sequence, one DNA window encodes the following:
- the cdkn2a/b gene encoding cyclin-dependent kinase 4 inhibitor B: MEDALTTAAANGNTADVEDLLRAGAQVNGVNCFGRTALQVMMMGSTSVAQVLLNHGADPNLADRITGTTPLHDAARTGFLDTVRLLVHSEADPHARDNKNNLPIDLAKENGHKKVVDFLQSL; encoded by the exons ATGGAGGATGCTCTGACGACAGCCGCAGCGAATGGAAACACGGCAGATGTGGAGGATCTCCTGCGGGCAGGAGCTCAAGTTAACGGCGTGAACTGTTTTGGACGAACCGCTCTGCAG gtgatgatgatgggcAGCACGTCGGTGGCTCAGGTGTTATTGAACCACGGAGCGGATCCCAACTTGGCGGACCGTATCACCGGGACCACCCCGCTGCATGATGCAGCCAGGACGGGCTTTCTGGACACTGTGAGGCTGCTGGTGCACTCTGAGGCTGATCCGCACGCCAgggacaataaaaacaatctgCCTATCGACTTGGCCAAAGAAAACGGTCATAAAAAAGTGGTCGATTTTCTGCAGTCGCTGTAA